A genome region from Nocardia sp. NBC_00565 includes the following:
- a CDS encoding FGGY-family carbohydrate kinase: MDLLVGIDMGTGSSKGVLVRPDGTVVAEHQVGHEISLPRPGWAEVDAVGMWWAEVCTISRALMDAVPQGSRIAGMCVSGVGPCLVLCDEHLEPVRPAILYGIDTRASAEIAELTELFGAEEILTRAGKSLSSQAVGPKVEWVRKNEPEVFARARRWYGSNSFVVAKLTGEYIQDHHTASQCDPLYSIRDFDWNAEWAGRILGSLPLPRLVWPSEVVGAVTGTAAAQTGIPGGTPVVAGTVDAYAEAFSVGVRHPGDLMLMYGSTMFLVQVLEKFHTNPALWTTTGVQQGTYALAAGTSTAGSLTNWLQKVTGGAPFDKLMAEASAVPPGSEGLVVLPYLAGERTPVFDPDARGVMAGLTLRHGRGHLFRAAYEGISFGIRQILEMFDDADSPVTRAVGVGGGLRSPVWAQTLSDITGLTQLLPEQAIGASYGDGLLAAIGVGLVAPETDWARIAREVPPNPVHRERYDELYAIWRELYPATRDQVHRLARLS; encoded by the coding sequence AGCATCAGGTCGGCCATGAGATATCGTTGCCGCGGCCGGGTTGGGCCGAGGTCGATGCGGTGGGCATGTGGTGGGCCGAAGTGTGCACGATCAGCCGCGCGCTGATGGACGCCGTACCGCAGGGGTCGCGGATCGCCGGAATGTGCGTGAGTGGCGTCGGCCCGTGCCTGGTGTTGTGCGACGAGCACCTGGAGCCGGTGCGTCCGGCCATCCTGTACGGCATCGATACTCGGGCATCGGCCGAGATCGCCGAACTCACCGAACTGTTCGGTGCGGAGGAGATCCTCACGCGGGCGGGTAAGTCGCTATCGAGCCAGGCGGTCGGCCCGAAGGTCGAATGGGTGCGCAAGAACGAACCGGAGGTGTTCGCCCGTGCGCGCCGCTGGTACGGCTCGAATTCCTTTGTCGTGGCGAAGCTGACCGGCGAATACATCCAGGACCACCACACGGCGAGTCAATGCGACCCGCTGTACTCGATTCGCGACTTCGACTGGAATGCCGAGTGGGCTGGGCGAATTCTGGGCTCGCTGCCGCTGCCCCGGCTGGTGTGGCCGTCCGAAGTGGTCGGTGCGGTGACCGGCACGGCGGCCGCGCAGACCGGGATCCCGGGAGGCACACCGGTGGTGGCGGGCACCGTGGATGCCTATGCCGAGGCATTCAGCGTTGGTGTACGGCATCCCGGTGATCTCATGTTGATGTACGGCTCCACGATGTTCCTGGTGCAGGTTCTGGAGAAGTTTCACACGAACCCGGCACTGTGGACGACGACCGGTGTCCAGCAGGGCACGTACGCGCTCGCCGCGGGCACCTCGACCGCGGGCAGCCTGACCAACTGGTTGCAGAAGGTCACGGGAGGAGCGCCTTTCGACAAGCTGATGGCCGAGGCGTCGGCCGTGCCGCCCGGCTCGGAAGGGTTGGTGGTACTGCCGTACTTGGCCGGCGAACGCACCCCGGTATTCGATCCGGATGCTCGCGGCGTCATGGCCGGGCTGACCCTGCGGCACGGGCGTGGCCACCTGTTCCGCGCCGCGTACGAGGGGATTTCGTTCGGTATCCGCCAGATTCTCGAGATGTTCGACGATGCCGACTCGCCGGTCACGCGGGCGGTCGGGGTAGGCGGCGGACTGCGGAGCCCGGTGTGGGCACAGACGCTCAGCGACATCACCGGGTTGACCCAACTGCTGCCGGAGCAGGCCATCGGCGCGAGCTACGGTGACGGACTGCTGGCCGCGATCGGCGTGGGGCTGGTTGCGCCCGAAACGGATTGGGCGCGCATCGCGCGCGAGGTCCCGCCGAATCCGGTGCACCGCGAGCGATACGACGAGCTGTACGCGATATGGCGAGAGCTGTATCCGGCGACTCGCGATCAGGTGCATCGGCTGGCCCGGCTCAGCTGA